The Sulfurimonas aquatica genomic sequence TGGTGATTGTGCTTCCATTTATAAAAAGCAATCGTAAACATCTTCGCTCAAGAGTAGCACTTGTTTTAGCTCTTCGTATAACTATGTTTACACTTTTAGCTTCTATCTCGCTAAAAGTGCTTGTTTTATATCCTATAGCTTACATGATTTTTTTGACTGTTATGCGTTTTATGGATGTTCACCAACATACTTACGACTTGTATGAAACACTAGACCAAGAGCGAGGCGAAGAGGTGAAAAAGTATGATGGTGCTTTTGAGATTGCAAACACCTACTCAAACTTAATCTCGGAGCGTTTTGCATGGTTAAATCTTTTTGTGCTCAACTTCTCGTATCACAATGTTCACCATGACCAACAAATGCAACCCTGGTATGCTCTGCCTAAGTTACATGACAAGCTTTATAAAGGGAATGAAACGCGAGTGCTAACATTTTCAAAACTTTTAAAAAGTTACCACACGTACCGAGTGGCGCGCATCATAAATGCTGATGAACCATATACAAATGTTCATCATGGTAAAGATTTTATTGGAGTGGATGGCGTTTCGTTTTTGACGGCACACTAAAGGATTTTTGATGACACAAGTAAAAAGATTTACACCCATACTTACGGGAACTCATCGTTACGAGAAGACACTCTCAACTCGTGGACACGGTAAAGGGGTGATTATTGAAGCACCTATTTTAGCTTATCTCATAGAGACTAGAAATGGACGGATTTTGTATGACGTTGGCTGTGACTATAGCAAAATCGCAAATGAAGTTAAACGCAAGAAGTTCTATGAAAACGATGGTTTTGAGTTTGGTGCACCCACTATGAGTGAAGAACAAAGACTTCCAAATCGACTGGCAGAGCTCGGTTTACTCAAAGAAGATATTGATGTGGTGTTTTGTGGTCATCTTCATTTTGACCATGCAGGTGGATTATGTGAAATGTGTCATGCTGATGTACATGTTCATAAAGCTGAATTAGAGAGTGCTAAAAACCTAGAAGATGAGGCTTATTTTGCAGAGGATTTTGACTGTCCCATAAACTGGAAAGTTTTTGAAAAAGAGTACAGCCTCATTGATGGTGTAAGAGCTATTGAAACACCAGGTCATACAGCTGGGCACATGTCTATGCTCATCGAACTTCCAAAAGGAAAGCCAATTTTACTTGCAGGCGATGCGGCGGACTTGAGTGAAAACATAGAAAAAGAGATAGCACCAGGGCTTTGCTGGCAAGAGAATGAACAGATGGCTATACAGAGTATTCGTAAGCTTAAAGATATAGCAGACAAAGAGAACGCTCAAATATGGCCAAATCACGATATGAAGTTTTTTAAGTCTAAAAACTGTTTTCCACAGTTTCTTTCTTAGCACTTGGAAAAGAGTATATCTTCTCCCTTTCACAAGACGGCTTGTGAAATGTATCAACCGGGACGGCCCACAAAATTTACTATCTAAGGAAAACAAATGTTTACTAAAATATTAATTGCGAACCGCGGAGAAATAGCTTGTCGTATTATCAAAACTTTAAAGAAAATGAATATTCAATCAGTTGTCGTTTATACTACAGCTGACATTGACTCACTACATGTGAGTTTAGCAGACGAGGCCTATCTTATAGGAGAAGGTCTTGCAAGTGAGAGTTACCTTGATTATAAGAAAATTCTAGCAATTGCTAAAGAGAGTGGTGCCCAAGCGGTTCACCCTGGTTATGGTTTTTTAAGTGAAAATGCTAAGTTTGTAGATTCATGTATAGAAGCAGGTATTGTTTTTATAGGGCCGACAACAGAGCATATGAAAAAATTTGGTCTCAAACATACAGCACGTGAGTTGGCTGAAGACAACTATGTTCCCCTACTCCCTGGTTCTTCAATCTTAAAAGACTTAGAAGAAGCAAAACAAGAAGCTTTAAGAATTGTTTATCCGGTAATGCTTAAAAGTACTGCAGGTGGTGGTGGGATTGGAATGCAATTATGCTATAACGAAGAAGAACTTTGTAATTCTTACGACTCAGTAAAACGCCTAAGTGAAAACAACTTTTCAGATGGTGGTATGTTTCTAGAAAAGTATGTTACTCATGCCCGCCATATAGAGGTACAAATATTTGGTGATGGCAAGGGTTTCATTGGTGTTTTGGGTGATAGAGACTGTTCTGTTCAAAGACGTAATCAAAAAGTCATAGAAGAAACACCAGCACCAAACCTTAGTAATGAGACAAGAGAAGCACTTTATAGCGCAGCAAAGAAGTTAACGTCATCTGTTTCTTACCTCTCAGCAGGTACTGTAGAATTTGTTTATGATACAACAAGTAGTGAGTTTTATTTCCTTGAAGTAAATACTCGTCTTCAAGTAGAACATGGTATTACCGAAGAGGTATCTGGTGTTGACTTAGTTGAATGGATGGTTCGTCAAGCTTATGGAACAAATCCTGAGTTGTATTCTTATGAGCACAATCCAAAAGGACATTCCATAGAAGTGCGTATCTATGCGGAAGACCCTGCTAAAAACTTCCAGCCAAGTTCTGGAACATTAACAAATGTAAGTTTTGCTGATGATATTCGTTGTGATACCTTTATCGAAACTGGTTTAGAAATCTCTGCATTTTATGATCCAATGATTGCAAAACTGATTATAAAAGCTGAAAATAGAGAGAATGCTTTAGTGAAGATGAATAAGGCTATTGAAGAAACAAGAGTTGATGGAATAGAAACTAATCTTCGCTACCTTGGAGCTATTGTAAAGTCAGAAGTATTTGAACAAGGTTTACAAACAACAAAATTTCTTAATACATTTGAGTATGCAATTACAAGTATTGATGTTCTTAGACCTGGGACACAGACAGCTATTCAAGACTATCCTGGGCGTTTAGGATATTGGGACATTGGTGTTCCTCCCTCTGGTCCTTTTGATATGCTTAGTTTTCGTTATGCTAATCGTATAGTGGGAAATAGTGAAGATGCAGCAGGATTAGAGATTGCTATTTCTGGTCCTACATTAAAATTCAACTCTGATACAGTTTTCTCATTATGTGGAGCTCCTATTGATGCCTCGTTAGATGGAGAAGAAGTATTAATGAATAAGGCAATTACTATTAAAGCTGGGAGTATACTAAAACTAAAAAAAGTGAGTGATGAAGGTTTTAGAACATACTTAGCAGTTCGTGGTGGATTTGATGTACCTAAGTATCTTGGAAGTCGTTCTACATTTACACTTGGACAGTTTGGTGGTCATGCAGGTCGTACATTATTAACGGGAGATGTTTTACATCTTGATACCCTTATTGAGAGTGAAGCCGTATCTGAAATGATAGTACCACATCAAGAGTACTCCAAATCATGGAAAATAGGTGTTCTATATGGCCCCCATGGTGCACCAGATTTTTTTACAAAAGAAGATATAGAAACTTTCTTTGCAACTGACTGGAAAATCCATTATAACTCAAACCGTACGGGGATAAGACTTATAGGTCCTAAGCCAGCATGGGCAAGAACTGATGGTGGCGAAGCTGGACTACACCCTTCAAATATTCATGACAATGCTTATGCTATTGGAGCGGTAGATTTTACTGGAGACATGCCTGTCATCTTAGGACCAGATGGTCCAAGTTTAGGTGGGTTTGTGTGCCCTGTAACAATTGTAACTGCAGAACTGTGGAAATTAGGTCAATTAAGAGCTGGTGATAAAGTTACTTTTGTTCCATTAGAACATGACACTGCAATGGAGATGCTTCAAGCACAAGAAGATGCTCTTGAAAATTTAGAGACTTATGATGAGAAAGTTTTCTTAGAACCTAAACCTATTGGGAGCCCTATTCTGTATAGTGATGAAGGAGAAGGTGACCTTCCTTCTGTAGTAATGCGTCAGTCTGGTGATAGTTATCTGCTAATAGAATATGGAGAGATGCAACTAGAAATATCATTGCGTTTTAGAGTTCATGTACTAATGCAAGCGATTAAGAGTGCTAATATTAAAGGTATCATAGATGTAACACCAGGTATTCGTTCTCTACAACTGCATTTCGATCCTAAAGTATGTAAACGCGATGAGTTAATGGAAAAAGTGAAAACGATAGAACTTACTTTACCATTAGTAGATGATATTGAAGTTCCTGCTCGAATAGTCCATCTGCCACTATCTTGGGATGATGAATCAACACGAGTTGCAATTGATAAGTATATGAAGACAGTTCGTCCTGATGCACCTTGGTGTCCAAGTAATATTGAGTTTATTCGTCGTATAAATGGTTTAGATTCAATACAAGAGGTAAAAGATATAGTATTTGGTGCTAACTACCTTGTTATGGGCCTTGGTGATGTTTACTTAGGTGCACCAGTTGCAACTCCACTTGACCCAAGACAACGGCTAGTGACAACTAAGTATAATCCAGCACGTACCTGGACACCTGAAAATGCGGTAGGTATCGGTGGTGCTTATATGTGTGTATATGGTATGGAAGGCCCTGGTGGTTACCAATTTGTTGGTCGTACAGTTCAGATGTGGAATCGTCATAGGCAAACAAAAGATTTTATAGAAGAAAAACCTTGGTTACTAAGATTTTTTGATCAAATAAAATTCTATGAAGTAAGTGCTGATGAATTACATCAGATGCGCGAAGATTTTCCTCGTGGTCGAATGAAACTAAAAACAGAAGAAACTACATTTTCACTGAAAGAATATAAAGATTTTTTAGATACTAACAATGAGTCAATAAATGAGTTTAAAAAGACTCAACAAGATGCATTTGAAGAAGAACGCCAAATGTGGGAAAGAACAGGACTTGCAAACTTCAACATGGAAAATAGTGACATTCAAGTAATAGATGAAGAGAA encodes the following:
- a CDS encoding fatty acid desaturase family protein; its protein translation is MTKIIKLFRHNDALMPNVLAWSYVLFTYIFGFMAILANDLWINAIGVIFLAHSMVIAAYFIHECAHESVFKQSRHNQILGEILLWITGNSYSDYKALKKKHVRHHMDRADIVSFDFREKLSEYPKTLKLLQTLEWFYIPALEIMMHALVIVLPFIKSNRKHLRSRVALVLALRITMFTLLASISLKVLVLYPIAYMIFLTVMRFMDVHQHTYDLYETLDQERGEEVKKYDGAFEIANTYSNLISERFAWLNLFVLNFSYHNVHHDQQMQPWYALPKLHDKLYKGNETRVLTFSKLLKSYHTYRVARIINADEPYTNVHHGKDFIGVDGVSFLTAH
- a CDS encoding N-acyl homoserine lactonase family protein; the protein is MTQVKRFTPILTGTHRYEKTLSTRGHGKGVIIEAPILAYLIETRNGRILYDVGCDYSKIANEVKRKKFYENDGFEFGAPTMSEEQRLPNRLAELGLLKEDIDVVFCGHLHFDHAGGLCEMCHADVHVHKAELESAKNLEDEAYFAEDFDCPINWKVFEKEYSLIDGVRAIETPGHTAGHMSMLIELPKGKPILLAGDAADLSENIEKEIAPGLCWQENEQMAIQSIRKLKDIADKENAQIWPNHDMKFFKSKNCFPQFLS
- the uca gene encoding urea carboxylase yields the protein MFTKILIANRGEIACRIIKTLKKMNIQSVVVYTTADIDSLHVSLADEAYLIGEGLASESYLDYKKILAIAKESGAQAVHPGYGFLSENAKFVDSCIEAGIVFIGPTTEHMKKFGLKHTARELAEDNYVPLLPGSSILKDLEEAKQEALRIVYPVMLKSTAGGGGIGMQLCYNEEELCNSYDSVKRLSENNFSDGGMFLEKYVTHARHIEVQIFGDGKGFIGVLGDRDCSVQRRNQKVIEETPAPNLSNETREALYSAAKKLTSSVSYLSAGTVEFVYDTTSSEFYFLEVNTRLQVEHGITEEVSGVDLVEWMVRQAYGTNPELYSYEHNPKGHSIEVRIYAEDPAKNFQPSSGTLTNVSFADDIRCDTFIETGLEISAFYDPMIAKLIIKAENRENALVKMNKAIEETRVDGIETNLRYLGAIVKSEVFEQGLQTTKFLNTFEYAITSIDVLRPGTQTAIQDYPGRLGYWDIGVPPSGPFDMLSFRYANRIVGNSEDAAGLEIAISGPTLKFNSDTVFSLCGAPIDASLDGEEVLMNKAITIKAGSILKLKKVSDEGFRTYLAVRGGFDVPKYLGSRSTFTLGQFGGHAGRTLLTGDVLHLDTLIESEAVSEMIVPHQEYSKSWKIGVLYGPHGAPDFFTKEDIETFFATDWKIHYNSNRTGIRLIGPKPAWARTDGGEAGLHPSNIHDNAYAIGAVDFTGDMPVILGPDGPSLGGFVCPVTIVTAELWKLGQLRAGDKVTFVPLEHDTAMEMLQAQEDALENLETYDEKVFLEPKPIGSPILYSDEGEGDLPSVVMRQSGDSYLLIEYGEMQLEISLRFRVHVLMQAIKSANIKGIIDVTPGIRSLQLHFDPKVCKRDELMEKVKTIELTLPLVDDIEVPARIVHLPLSWDDESTRVAIDKYMKTVRPDAPWCPSNIEFIRRINGLDSIQEVKDIVFGANYLVMGLGDVYLGAPVATPLDPRQRLVTTKYNPARTWTPENAVGIGGAYMCVYGMEGPGGYQFVGRTVQMWNRHRQTKDFIEEKPWLLRFFDQIKFYEVSADELHQMREDFPRGRMKLKTEETTFSLKEYKDFLDTNNESINEFKKTQQDAFEEERQMWERTGLANFNMENSDIQVIDEEKIELAQNAEAVESPVQGSLWKVMAKVGDTVAEGDVLAIAESMKMEIDIDAPENGKITHVLCSEGENIQTGKMLFVIEPI